A part of Chanos chanos chromosome 9, fChaCha1.1, whole genome shotgun sequence genomic DNA contains:
- the nexn gene encoding nexilin, translated as MNGVSDITEETKSAKETEEPTKETNQSEDSDDVQKNNVANVTEITSLKDLGNIGDESQEKDLTNMSDVAMKQEKLLSTSKPVQRSYVPKLGKGDVKNKFEAMQKAREDRNRKRSEDERKKRKDQYVKEREWSRRKQQIKELLASSDEEEEVKPAKVEKTYVPKITGSVKGKFAEMEKQRQEEERKRTEEERKKRAAQEAMEKAKIQKELAKKAEEEGDDTILVRVVPAKPHKNPGKIKINFEDMEKSREEELKKKSEEEKKKRYDEHRRSFREAKRRSIVSQQEDEDAPPKEKEQVTPGKLKLTFEEQEKERQEQQRKQAEEEARRRLKEEKKAFEEAKLGMAQDDDEEQSVQGDKEEFRPGKLRLSFEELERQRLEEEQKRVEEERRRRIEEERKAFAEARKSMVIDDDDDILLAMMSSDGTKPGKLAISFEELERQRREEEQRKKEEEAKRRLEEEKRLFAEARKNMSPVLDQEKSMTGYGEGEVLDEDQEMVKSESQEALHPGKLEINFEEMLRMKEEAERKRKEEARRKKLEMEKKEFEQLRQEMGEEEINESSGIVSTEYEELTKLKRTGSIQAKNLKSKFEKIKQLTEEEIQKKIEEERAKRKAMDLEIKEREAERCQEDDEEDKGSPVKVEDAPFRQKVDMRARFEQMAKAREEEQRRRIEEQKLQRMQFEQQEIDAALQKKKEEEEEEEGSIINGSAAYEDEEDHARSGAPWFKKPLKNQSVVDGEPVRFTVKITGEPKPEVTWWFEGEMLQDCEDYQYIERGETYCLYLPETFPEDEGEYMCKAVNSRGTAASTCILTIETEDY; from the exons ATGAACGGTGTGTCAGATATAACTGAAGAGACTAAGTCTgccaaagagacagaagaacCGACCAAAGAGACGAATCAGTCCGAAGAC AGTGATGACGTACAGAAGAATAATGTGGCTAATGTGACAGAGATAACAAGCCTGAAAGATTTGGGAAATATCGGCGATGAGTCACAAGAAAAAGATTTGACAAACATGTCTGATGTGGCAATGAAACAAGAG AAACTGCTCAGTACATCTAAGCCAGTGCAGCGAAGCTATGTGCCCAAACTGGGGAAGGGGGATGTTAAGAATAAATTTGAGGCCATGCAGAAGGCCAGGGAGGATCGTAATAGGAAAAGGAGTGAGGACGAGAGAAAGAAACGGAAGGATCAGTacgtcaaagagagagagtggagccGACGGAAGCAGCAG ATAAAAGAACTCCTCGCCTCCAgcgatgaagaggaagaggtgaaACCAGCCAAAGTAGAGAAAACATACGTTCCTAAAATTACAG GCAGCGTGAAGGGGAAATTCGCTgagatggagaaacagaggcaggaagaagagagaaagagaacagaggaagagagaaaaaagcgtGCAGCTCAAGAAGCCATGGAGAAGGCCAAGATCCAAAAGGAGCTCGCCAAGAAAGCCGAGGAG GAAGGGGACGATACCATTCTGGTAAGGGTGGTTCCAGCAAAGCCCCACAAAAATCCAGGCAAGATCAAGATCAACTTTGAAGACATGGAGAAGAGTAgagaggaggagctgaagaagaagtctgaggaggagaaaaagaagagatacGATGAACACAGGCGCTCTTTCCGCGAGGCCAAGCGACGCTCCATTGTCTCACAG CAAGAAGATGAAGATGCTCCACCCAAAGAGAAGGAGCAGGTAACCCCTGGCAAACTGAAGCTGACATTTgaggaacaagagaaagagcGTCAGGAACAGCAGAGAAAGCAAGCTGAGGAGGAAGCCAGACGTCGtctgaaggaggagaagaaagcaTTCGAGGAAGCCAAACTGGGGATG gctcaggatgatgatgaggagcAGAGTGTTCAGGGCGATAAAGAGGAGTTCAGACCAGGCAAGCTCAGACTGAGCTTTGAGgaactggagagacagagattggaGGAGGAGCAAAAACgagtggaagaggagaggaggagacgcatcgaggaggagaggaaggccTTTGCCGAGGCCAGGAAGAGCATG gTTATAGATGATGACGATGACATCTTGTTGGCCATGATGAGCTCAGATGGAACTAAGCCTGGCAAACTGGCCATCAGCTTTGAGGAGCTTGAACGTCAGAGACGCGAGGAGGAACAGCggaagaaggaagaggaggccAAACGTcggctggaggaggagaaaagactCTTTGCTGAGGCTCGCAAGAACATG AGCCCTGTCCTGGATCAGGAAAAATCTATGACTGGATATGGAGAAGGAGAA GTGCTCGATGAAGATCAAGAGATGGTAAAGAGTGAGTCTCAGGAAGCGTTGCATCCTGGGAAACTGGAAATCAACTTTGAAGAGATGCTGAGGATGAAGGAAGAGGCGGAGAGGAAACGCAAAGAGGAGGCACGTCGCAAGAAActggaaatggaaaagaaagagtttgAGCAGCTCCGACAAGAGATGGGAGAG gaagAGATCAACGAAAGCTCGGGCATAGTCAGCACAGAGTACGAAGAGCTGACAAAGCTGAAGAGAACCGGCTCCATCCAGGCCAAGAACTTGAAATCgaagtttgagaaaataaagCAGCTTACCGAAGAAGAGATCCAGAAAAAGATTGAAGAGGAGAGAGCCAAGAGGAAGGCCATGGATCTGGagataaaagagagggaggctgAGCGGTGCCAGGAG GACGATGAGGAGGACAAAGGAAGCCCGGTTAAAGTGGAGGACGCTCCATTCAGGCAGAAGGTGGACATGCGAGCACGGTTTGAGCAAATGGCGAAGGCgagagaggaggaacagaggagaCGAATTGAGGAGCAGAAATTACAGAGGATGCAATTTGAGCAACAAGAGATTGATGCAGCTCTTCAAAAA aaaaaggaggaagaagaagaggaagagggaagcATTATCAATGGCTCCGCAGCctatgaggatgaggaggaccATGCTAGGTCAGGTGCTCCCTGGTTTAAAAAGCCGTTGAAAAACCAGTCGGTGGTAGACGGCGAGCCAGTCCGGTTCACTGTGAAAATTACCGGTGAGCCTAAGCCCGAGGTCACCTGGTGGTTTGAGGGCGAGATGCTTCAAGACTGTGAGGACTATCAGTACATAGAGAGGGGTGAGACCTACTGCCTCTACCTGCCAGAGACCTTCCCAGAGGATGAGGGAGAGTACATGTGCAAAGCCGTTAACAGCCGGGGCACAGCCGCCAGCACCTGTATTCTCACCATCGAAA cCGAGGACTACTGA
- the mindy4 gene encoding probable ubiquitin carboxyl-terminal hydrolase MINDY-4, whose amino-acid sequence MGKVVEEVAASLVREYLSRKGLKRTIACMDGEFPRTDSSINNRSDLRRVLCLEDLYKKNKSQEYPFRSLLEIMVKEQIERHGDAKGSLVSSRPFQFDSQSTEMHPPKGGKSFDMSSESERNNRSPLLSRDSHSSSTRVELLPDKKPTDTDSQRNRTGRMRRGVMAGPVSSSVQDGNKRRPVRKSGISLPPQSKDEVNREDKDGSDRASQANALGMTFTFTESRATALSERADKLPFHSRGHRTDRDGFEGAQRTASQAPNSLKRVIYSNCRDNSGATQRADLHMSSMVLDDVDDEEDLREVSRIPVSSISSLQLNWDKHPMDQQTATALKELLFGSAMRCFNTEWKCQSFSFSDAPGLRYGIIQKKGGPCGVLASVQACVLQKLLFEKTNTASMTHRLHFSNSARTKCLSLAAAEILWRAGDRKKATVATLSGRSHFTPAGHYKSEGVLEMVTCINVETLEELKLLLEQHIHQFESGPYGCVLLTLSVILSRSIDAVKKDMDVSTSTLIGAHGYCTQELVNLLLCGQAVSNVFNNDMTLDSGNGNGTLLKGVKSRCDIGLLSLFEHYNICKVGTYLKTPKYPIWVVCSESHFSVLFSLDEELVTAQWHEEEFDLYYYDGLANQQEPIQLTISINTAERLVPSEDADPDLVPPLELCIRTKWKGAVVNWNDTEPIL is encoded by the exons ATGGGAAAAGTTGTGGAGGAAGTTGCTGCATCCCTAGTTCGGGAGTATCTTAGTCGGAAG GGTCTGAAGCGGACGATAGCATGTATGGATGGGGAGTTTCCGCGTACGGACTCAAGCATTAACAACAGATCAGATTTGCGCAGGGTCCTTTGTCTTGAGGATCTTTATAAAAAGAATAAG tctCAAGAGTATCCGTTTAGGTCACTGTTGGAGATAATGGTTAAGGAGCAAATTGAAAGACATGGGGATGCCAAAGG gtcgcTTGTCAGCAGCCGCCCGTTTCAGTTTGATTCCCAGTCAACAGAGATGCACCCACCCAAGGGCGGTAAGAGCTTCGATATGTCTTCTGAGAGTGAGAGGAACAACCGCTCGCCATTACTCAGCCGAGATAGTCACTCCTCATCAACCAGAGTTGAACTGCTCCCAGACAAAAagcccacagacacagacagccagAGGAACAGAACCGGTCGAATGAGACGGGGCGTGATGGCTGGCCCTGTCTCTAGCTCAGTCCAG gaCGGTAACAAAAGACGCCCGGTCCGAAAAAGCGGGATCTCCCTTCCTCCTCAGTCAAAGGACGAAGTTAACAGAGAGGATAAGGATGGGTCAGATCGGGCGTCTCAGGCCAACGCTTTAGGCATGACGTTCACATTCACAGAGTCTCGTGCCACTGCGCTGTCTGAAAGAGCCGACAAACTGCCTTTTCACTCACGAGgtcacagaacagacagagatgggtTTGAAGGAGCACAGAGGACTGCATCCCAAGCTCCCAA TTCACTCAAGAGGGTCATTTATTCTAATTGCAGAGATAACTCAGGCGCCACCCAGAGAGCTGATCTTCACATGTCCTCTATGGTTCTAG ATGATGTCGATGATGAAGAGGATTTACGTGAAGTTTCCAGAATACCTGTCAGCAGCATATCTTCACTACAGCTTAACTGGGATAAACATCCTATGGATCAGCAAACTGCAACT GCTCTGAAGGAGCTCTTATTTGGCTCTGCAATGCGTTGTTTCAACACAGAGTGGAAGTGCCAGAGTTTTTCCTTCTCGGATGCACCAGGCCTGAGATATGGGATTATACAGAAAAAG ggcGGCCCATGTGGAGTGCTTGCGTCAGTCCAGGCCTGCGTTCTTCAAAAACTGCtgtttgaaaagacaaacactgcTTCTATGACTCA CAGGTTACACTTTTCAAACAGCGCAAGGACAAAGTGCCTCTCTCTAGCTGCAGCTGAAATATTGTGGAGAGCTGGAGACAGGAAAAAAGCCACTGTCGCAAC CTTGTCTGGAAGAAGCCATTTCACTCCAGCGGGACACTACAAATCAGAAGGCGTTCTGGAAATG gtCACTTGCATTAATGTTGAAACCTTGGAGGAGTTAAAATTGCTCCTTGAACAGCATATACATCAG TTTGAGTCTGGTCCCTATGGCTGCGTCTTGCTCACcctctctgttattctctccAGATCGATCGACGC GGTGAAGAAAGACATGGATGTTTCTACATCCACTCTTATTGGAGCTCATGGCTACTGCACACAG GAACTGGTCAATCTGTTGCTCTGTGGGCAAGCCGTTTCAAACGTCTTCAACAACGACATGACACTCGACTCTGGCAATGGGAACGGTACCCTACTGAAGGGAGTCAAATCCCGTTGTGACATTGGACTGCTGTCCTTATTCGAGCATTACAATATTTGCAAG GTTGGCACTTACCTGAAAACTCCCAAGTACCCCATCTGGGTGGTTTGCAGTGAGAGCCATTTTAGTGTTCTCTTCTCCCTGGATGAAGAACTGGTAACTGCTCAGTGGCATGAGGAAGAATTTGATCTTTACTACTACGACGGCCTGGCCAACCAGCAGGAACCAATCCAATTAACCATAA GTATAAATACTGCCGAGAGACTGGTTCCCTCTGAGGACGCTGACCCAGACCTTGTTCCTCCACTTGAACTTTGCATCAGAACAAA gtggaAAGGTGCAGTTGTGAACTGGAATGACACTGAGCCCATTCTGTAA